TATGTCCAATATTCCCAGTAATTTGTATGTCCTGAAGTAATTGtatcatattatatattatattctgTTTATTTCTAGGTTTAAAACAAATGTTGAATCTCTGATTTTCAATGTGGTCTCAGACTTTTAGACCCCACTGTACTGTATGCTTACACACATAAATACAGAGATAAGATCAAAGGTTTAGCCATTGAGAGACTGTTCTCTGGGCAATTTAACATCCCTCTTGGCAGCAGGAATAGTCTGGCAAGCGTGTGTATAGCAACTTCACACAGTACCATAATAGGGTCATACTACTACATTTGAACTGAAATTAAATATTGTTCTTGCTAAAATATAGCAACCTAGGCTAGAAAAAAATGCCTCTATCTACGTTTTTGTAAAACTCAACATCCCTATACATacaattcactgcagtttccaactgaAAAGAACATTTGAGAAAGAACATTAGAGGCAGTAAAAAGGCAACAGCAATGGCAAAACATCAAGGTATGGCCTTAAACATTTTTACCATAGTGCATGATTTGAAAACTAATACACTTTGacttttgcatcacataaattaaTCCATGTATGCCTTTTTTGACTTaataaacttgctcggtagcccacctggtacagcattgcacttgAGATATGAAGCACTTGGGTTTGAGTATCTTGAAATATTGGTCTGAATAAGCTCAAAGACTTATAGAATCAAATAAAAACCGCATGTTTGCTTTATcagatgtgtttttatctcatGATTGATTTTGTCACTATCTGTAAGGTTTAAGTTGAATTTAGTGTAGGTGGTATTTCTAACTGTGAAGATACATAAACCATTTCCACATTTAAATTCTCACAAAACATTCAGGAAACAACAAAAATCCTTTTGTTGAAATGTCGCAACAGGgacatatttccaatgagcctaggtCCAATAAAATTTGTCAAGTAAATTTGTCTGCCCTCTTACTGCCCCTTTGTGGTGCCTCCAACTCTGGGAGGTTCCTGGTTCACAATTGCATATGGAATCAGCATCATGCTTAAGATAATAATGAGCAAGGGTTGTTTTGTAAAGGACTATAGGTTATGAATGATCAGGAAGGCATATGTTCCACAGAGGCCACTGTGAAGTTAAGCAACTCATCTATTAAGTCTTTTGAGAGCAGGTCATGTGAGATCCTCACTATCTTCCCAAGGGCAAAGGAGAGTCCAGTTGAGGAGTAAAGAAGGTTTTCCCTCTCCTTCTTCATGCTTTAAGCAGCAAACAAGCCAAACACAAGGTTATCATAGAGCATTAGGGCATCCATAGTAGCTTCCATACCATTTAGTGTCTGCCTCTCATCTCTTAGGTTTGTCCAATTTGCCTCTAGCAAAATAATATTATACATAATCTCTTGATAGCTCACTGCTGCACAAAAACCACAGCTAGGGATACACATAACTGTCCAAACTCCTCTTCGGATCGTTTTCCAAGGGAAATGTTGAAAGACACTGACATTGATTGGTGGCCCTGACCTTGATGGCAAACAAACACATTCTCAGAAGCTGTTGGCTTGCTGTAGTGAGGGCACAAATCTCACCCAGCCCACGCTTGGTCGTACATATTTGAACAGTTTGGCCTGCTTTATCTCCCCTAGATCCACACACATTGTTTGATTGCTGGGATGAACTGAACGTCTCTTTATTGCTGCATGTAAGCACTTGTTGCAAATTGCGCACATTTACATATCTAATAAAGGGTTAAACACATTTAAACTACTGTTCTGAggagaataatatatatatatatatatatatatatatatatatatatatatatatatatatattagggccgggactttaacgcgttaatttagattaattaattacacaaaaataacgcgttaaaattttttaacgcattttaatcgcacttagttttgcaccgcggaacgtttctcactggatgagattcggcggaccgattatactggagcaccaactagcgttcagacaagctgcgtccgtcctaaatagtattgtatgtcccaaatcgtagtatgtttaaaaaagtattccaaagattcccggatggtctactacttaacgatcaatgcacactctaacggctaatattgcccacaacacactgcgccgtgaacgaggattcgattagaactacaaacacgcataaaaagtgttaaaaaactacaaacatggaggatatgcgcgaccaacggacaggtagagaaaggggtttgagtgataaataatcagtgtgtaacctgataaaaatattttttaaatgttatccgcgttatattccatgtgcagcaacatttataatgataggtttggtcattaacgtttaaatgcataattaagcaaacacaagagcagagttctcggcatgaaagactcgttaaagaacgNNNNNNNNNNNNNNNNNNNNNNNNNNNNNNNNNNNNNNNNNNNNNNNNNNNNNNNNNNNNNNNNNNNNNNNNNNNNNNNNNNNNNNNNNNNNNNNNNNNNNNNNNNNNNNNNNNNNNNNNNNNNNNNNNNNNNNNNNNNNNNNNNNNNNNNNNNNNNNNNNNNNNNNNNNNNNNNNNNNNNNNNNNNNNNNNNNNNNNNNNNNNNNNNNNNNNNNNNNNNNNNNNNNNNNNNNNNNNNNNNNNNNNNNNNNNNNNNNNNNNNNNNNNNNNNNNNNNNNNNNNNNNNNNNNNNNNNNNNNNNNNNNNNNNNNNNNNNNNNNNNNNNNNNNNNNNNNNNNNNNNNNNNNNNNNNNNNNNNNNNNNNNNNNNNNNNNNNNNNNNNNNNNNNNNNNNNNNNNNNNNNNNNNNNNNNNNNNNNNNNNNNNNNNNNNNNNNNNNNNNNNNNNNNNNNNNNNNNNNNNNNNNNNNNNNNNNNNNNNNNNNNNNNNNNNNNNNNNNNNtgtttacatacagtccacaagagaaaataagttgaatttataaaaatgaccccattcaaaagtttacatcccctggattcttaatactgtgctcttgcctgaatgatccgctgtttttttttttttttccacaacaacaagtgtttttaatacaacaaCTGAGAAGataatttaagtttaaatttcaTTCACTTGATTTTGTTGCCAATTTACCTTCCTGAGACCTGCAGAAAAAAAACCTATCAAATGTCTTTTTTCTTtagtgcatgcaacatttaatacCTTGGTTTTAAGGTGGAGCAGAATTTAAGACTTTCTGCTATAATTTTAAGAACcttttaaggccttaatttgtaGAAAGGCAAATTAAAGACTTAAGACTAACAGAAACCTGGTTAAACACTAGAAATAGCTTAAGTATTaagccaacacacacacacacacacacacacacacacacacacacacacacaaataaaataaaaaataaataaatattgaaaagAATTAGGACACTTTCTGACTGTCAAATGTTAAAGTAACAATACCTTTGTGAACAGTTGGTTCACAGTAAAAAATGgttcatttgttttaaatcacTTCTGTCCGGTTAAGCTAGTCCTGCAGCACAGATTGTACAAAGTGGCTTATCTGAAAATAGCATTCCGAATAAACCATTATGCATCAGTGAAGATGATATGGTTCTAACTTTACTCAAGAAACAAACGAACAGGTTTGCTGGCTAATTAAGCCTATGGACTAAATTTAGATACCACAGAAATACCTAAATTATTCATTTACAGTTGACACATGAcgcaaatcaaaaaaaaaaaaaaaaaaaaaaaaaagtattatattaacattttattggagaaaaaaaatgagATAAATAAAAGGCAAATATAcagcgtatatatatatatatatatatatatatatatatatatatttcacatcATTTAAAAATACGTTCACAGTTCACACATTTAGCTCGACGAGGAATTCAGGCTTCCAAGTAACTCCGGAAAAACCTACAAATagaagggaaaaaaagaaaaagaaaatgttttaatCACTTTTATCAATATACAACACACAGCTTGTGGCAATTCAAAGTGTCTGAAAGGCGCGCTTTTCCTGCCAGACAATATCTGACTGCCGCTGCTTTTACTATGCCTGTTTTTAGATTGGTAACGGTACACAACAAACCATCACCGCCGTGGAAACAGGACAAGATTTGTTGAAAGAATATCGCACGTAAAACTTCAGAGTCTAGAGAAGTCACGCCTTTTGCTCTTTCTGTTTTATCTGTGCAGCCTCGTTGAGTCTCCAGCCACTGCAGATACAGGAGACAGGATTTCGAAACTGCACTGTTGTTAGGGGACAAACGTGTACAATCTTACCTCGTACAAACTGTTTATACACTGTAACAAAAACACGTGGATTCCACCAAGCCAAAAAGGAACTACAACAACATTCACTTAAATAGAGCTGcgtgaatgaatcattcatttagaGTCGGGACAGTGATTCAGTTGAATCGTTTAAAAAAGATTCGGAATGAACCCGTTCGAGCAATAGCgagtttatttttactttaattaaaAATTCCACTTATATTGGttttaaattattgtatttttatgagctgaatgaatgaaacatatttaactgaaattaaaaattgCACGACGTAGAGGAATCACTGAGTCGTTTATAAACAACGAACTTGAAAGAACCGATTCGCGGAAATGACTCGGACAAACCTGTACGTACCGGAAGAAAAAGTTAAAGCGCTTTCTAACCGGATGTAACGCCTCcactaattacttttttacaagaaaaagaaaaggacGTTTTAAAATTACAGTGTCGGTACATATAAcagtaatacattttataaaatacttTTCACTCATGAAACAGAAGCTGACAAAGACTAAGATAAAAAGCAACTTGTGTAACATTCATGACTGACGAAGCATTCAACCAATCAGAGAGGAGAAGACAAATACGAGACCCAATAGTTTTCATCCTTTGAGTGTTTATACTCGAGGGGGCGGAGCTCGTGTGTAGAGAGTTACTTCAGTTGGGGTCTGTGGCGTGTGTTCAGTGAAGTGTCAGACATATTTATCCCTCTTTAACTCTTTACCAGACCCTTCAGACTTGTACGATGAACAACATTATTAGATCAACAGCGCGGTGTCTTCGATCAAGCCCGTGGCAATATAGAACAGCGCAGAATAATGGAGAGCTGCTGTCTGGTTGGGCCCGCCTCATGTGCTCCTCAGCGGTCGAGAAGAACGTGGAGGAGATAGTGAAGAAGGACAAAGTGGTGGTCTTCATGAAAGGCACTCCCGCACAGCCTATGTGTGGCTTTAGCAACGCCGTCGTCCAGATCCTGAGAATGCACGGGGTCGATAGCTATGCTGCCTATAACGTGTTGGATGACCAGGATCTTAGACAAGGTCAGTGCCTGGTGACTGTGGTGTGAACAGTTTTTTTGAGTGTTTACCCAGCTTGAGTTTGATATTGGCTTGGATGAAATTTGTATTGGTTGTGTGGTTCGTTTTTAACGCGTGGTAGTGACACATTTTTGAAAACATAAATATAAGCTCTTAGTTATTAGTATCCCATAATAACCATAACCTTTCTCATAATTCTCAGACTTTTAAAACGTTCTCATAAAAATGACTTGGTTTTCTCTTTATGAGGTCTTAAGTTATCCCaagttattttgacttttttcatttTAGGAGCTTTTTCATTAGGGTTACAAATATCCATTTTTATCGTAATAATGACTTGACATTCCAGAATAATTAGAATCAGTTCTTATTATTATGAGAAACTTTTTAATTTTGAGATGTTAAGTTATTATAATGAGGCAGTTTCTAATTTGTATGAAAAACCAATGCATTGTTGCatgaaagtttctcattattgaGACGTTTAGTCATTGTTATGAGATAATGAGAAACAAAGTTATCATTATAAGGTTTCTAATTATTACTAGACAATTTTTATTGTGAGATGTTGAGGCACTGTTACGAGATGTATTAGATTATTTTCCATTATTACAAGACTTGTTTTTTCCACGAAGCAATTTATTGTAGCAATTAAAAAGCTATTAttatgaggattttttttttaatgaaaaaccaAGGCATTATTACATTAAAGAGTCTCATTTTTCTAAGATAATAATGAGAAAGTTATGAGAAAGTATTATTACTATGAGaaaataaatttgtatttaatatataatgatattgcaagatataatattATGTTTAGTAACTGTTATATgagatattattaaaaaaaaaaacattattataagaTCTTTAACAAGAAGTTGTATCGTGATAATGATTTGACATTTCAGAATAATTAGAAACAGTTAATATTATAAgaaagttttacattttttagatGTTACGTTATTATAATGAAGAAATTTCTAATTTTTATGAGAAACCAATGCATTATTGCATGACATTTTATCATTATTGAGTCACTATTATGATatgaaagtttctcattattatgagacagTTGCTCATCATTATGTTTCCTTGTAAAAAATATCTCATTTTTATGAGAAACCAATGCATTGTTGCATGATTGTTCTCATTATTGAGATTATGAGAATTTTTTAAATGGGAAACCGAAACATTATtacaaaatcaatttttttatgGTTACAAGAAGTTGTATCTTGATAATGACTTGACATTTCAGAATAATTAGAAACatttggtattattattattagtattattagtattattagtattattattattataagaacGTTTCTAATTTGAGATGTTAAGTTATTATAATGAAGACATTTTTCTAGAAATGATGAGAAACCAGTGCAGTGTTGCATGAACTTTTCTCAAGAAACAAAATATCATAAGAAGGTTTCTAATTAATACGAGACAGCtactcattattatgagatgttttttttttgtattggtaATAATGATAATCTCTATTATTATgtgaacatttctgattattattagaTGTTGAACCACTAATACTAGATGCTAACtagattaattattattatgagaACATTTTCCATTATTACAAGACAAGTTCTCATTGTTACAAGACAATCACTTGACATGTCAAAATAGTAAGAAACATAAGTTGAAATTAAGTAAGTTTTTTATGAAAAACCAAGGCATTATTACATTAAAAGTTTCTCATTTTTATGAGacgtttatgtttatttttacaaGATAACAATGAGAAACATTATTATACGACCATTTTTATTTATGGTTACAAGAAGTTTTATCATGATAATGACTTGACATTATTATTATAAGAAAGTTTCTAATTTGAGATGTTAAGTTATGgaagtttaaaagttttttatGAGAAACCATTGCATTGCTGCATGAAATTTTCGCAAGAAACAAAGTTATTATTATAAGAAGGTTACTAATTGTTACGAGATAGCTACTCACTattatacaatgtttttttttgtaataatgatGTGACATCTTTATTATTATGCAgatgtttctcattattatgagatattGAGTCACTATTATGAGATGCTAAttagattatttattattatgataacATTTTCCATTATTACAAGACAAATTATCATTGTTACAAGACAATCACTTCACGTCTTAAAAGGGTAAGAAACATAATAAGCAGAAATAGTTAAGAAATGTtatgagggttttttttttatgagaaaccAAGGCATTATTACATGGAAGTTTCTCATTTTTATGAGatgtttagtcattattatgAGGTAGTAATGAGAAACTATAAGTTATTTGAAAGTATTATTACTATGAGAAGATACAATTGATATCATATATAATgatattgcgagatataatacCATTATGTTTTGTAACTGCTATGAGATATGAATTAGAAAGTTAGTTAAAGTTATTTAGACTTTAGAAAGTTATTATAATGAGGAAGATTCTAACTTTTATAAAAATCAATGCATTGTTGCATGAAAGTTTCTCATTGagattgagaattttttttatgaGAAACCAAGGCATTATTGCATTAAAGTTTCTAATTTTTATGAGATGTTTAGGCGTTTTTACAAGATAATGAGAAACATTATTATAAGACCATTTTATTTCTGGTTACAAGACGTTTATGACAATGACTTGACATTTCAGAATAATTAGAAacagttgttattattataagaaCGTTTCTTATAAGAACCAAATCATTGTTGCATGACATTCTCTCATTATTGAGATGTTTAGTCACTATTATGAGATAAGAAAGTCATTATTATAAG
The window above is part of the Garra rufa chromosome 13, GarRuf1.0, whole genome shotgun sequence genome. Proteins encoded here:
- the glrx5 gene encoding glutaredoxin-related protein 5, mitochondrial, with amino-acid sequence MNNIIRSTARCLRSSPWQYRTAQNNGELLSGWARLMCSSAVEKNVEEIVKKDKVVVFMKGTPAQPMCGFSNAVVQILRMHGVDSYAAYNVLDDQDLRQGVKTFSNWPTIPQVFFNGEFVGGCDILLQMHQSGDLVEELQKLGIRSALLDQEKECK